Below is a window of Verrucomicrobiota bacterium DNA.
CGAGGGCAAGTTTATTTATCAATCCCTGTAACCATACGCATTATACGCTCTAAATAATTATACCGTGACCATTTGAAGTTGCATGAAAACTAGTCCCTGAGCTTTAAACGGACTTTTCCCGCCATTCGAATTACGGAAGCGTCGGGTGTCATCTCGCTTATCCCTGAAAAATCGAACCATCTGAGGGCGTTCGATTCACCACTCATTGCTATGGGTTGCTGACTGTTGGCGTAGATGAGGAAACGGACATCATAATGATAATGGGCAGGAACGGTCTTCCACTGGGGGATCTTATGAATATCCAAGTCAAAAATCTCCTCCGAAAATATTCTAAAATCCTTAAGACCTGTTTCTTCTCGAACTTCTTTTTTCGCTACGCGCACGACGTTAGGATCTCCATCACAGTGACCTCCTGGCTGTAGCCAGAGGCCCAGCTTTTTGTGGTGAATCAACAGGACTTGTTTTTGTTTAGGATCCACGATCCAAGCAGAAGCCGTTACATGACCCTCCTCCTGTGATCGTTCAAAACAATTGGCATGTGTGTTCACGAATTCCGTAAACGCCTTCGCAACCTCATTTGAGGGTGAGCAATCGCGATATTGCCGAAGTAATTCTTTAAGCGGGTTTCGATGCATAACTTGTTTAGTGGACTAACGGCTTCAGATTCTGCCAACTTTTTTCGTTGTTAAACCGGGGTGGTCAGGCATAAGGAAAAGGAAAACCCTCGATCATCGTTTACTACCCTACATTTCATGACCAATCAGACTGACTCCTCTGGTGATTCAGGCCACGCCACTTATTGGCGGGCCAACATCAAAATACTACTGTATCTTATCTCCATTTGGTTTATTGTTTCATTTGGCTTGGGGATCATCGCCGTTGATTGGTTGGACCAGTTTAAGATTATGGGGTTTCCGCTTGGGTTTTGGATCGCTCAACAGGGCTCGATCATCGTTTTTCTGCTTATTATTTTGTTCTACGCTTGGAAAATGAACCGCGTAGACAAATCCTTCGGAGTCGAAGAGGAAGATGTCGAACAAGTAGAATTCGAAATTTAAGAAACATAGTTAACCACTGGTCATGACATTATCTTTTTGGACATTCCTTTTTATTTTTCTCAGCTTTGGTCTCTACGTTGGAATAGCCATTTGGACTCGGGTAGCTTCCACCAAAGGATTTTATGTGGCGGGAGGGTCCGTGCATCCCATTCTCAATGGTGCTGCAACTGCGGCTGACTGGATGTCCGCTGCTTCCTTTATTTCCATGGCGGGATTGATTTCTACCATGGGAAGGGATGGGTCGATTTATTTGATGGGCTGGACAGGTGGCTATGTGCTACTTGCCTTATTATTGGCTCCCTATTTGCGGAAGTTTGGACAGTTTACTGTCCCTGATTTTGTCGGTGAGCGTTACTACTCAAAGGTAGCCAGGTCTGTGGCGTTGATATGTGCCGTATTTGTTTCGTTCACCTATATCGCAGGTCAAATGCGCGGTGTTGGCATTGTCTTCGCACGGGTGTTCGAATGGGATATTTTTTATGGAGTATTTGCCGGAATGCTAATCGTATTCACGTACGCAGTTCTCGGCGGGATGAAGGGAATAACCTACACTCAGGTCGCACAATACTGTGTATTGATTTTTGCTTATTTGGTGCCTGCAATCTTTATAGGAATTGCCATGACCGGGCATGTGATTCCTCAAATTGGATTTGGTGCGGAGGTTGCAGGGGAGCCGGGTGTATTTTTATTGGATAAGTTGGATGGGCTAAGTACCGATCTCGGCTTTGCTACCTATACCGATGGGTCAAGAAGTACCATTGACGTATTCTTTTTTACTGCAGCACTTATGCTGGGAACAGCCGGTCTTCCTCATGTGATTATTCGTTTCTTTACCGTCCCGAAAGTGGCCGATGCACGTGTATCCGCGTTTTGGGCACTCTTGTTTATTTCAATATTATATCTCACTGCGCCTGCGATTGCGGCGTTCGCACGAACCAACATTTTACAGACCGTCACGAATGCTACTTATTCCGAAGTTCCAGGCTGGTTCAAAACGTGGGAAAATACCGGACTTATTTCATTTGAAGATAAAAATGGGGATGGAGTGATCCAGTATTACAACGACAAAAATGAATCCTTTAATGCCGTGGCAATGACTCGAGGCTGGCAGGGAAATGAACTAACAGTTGATAAGGATATCATTGTTCTTGCGAATCCAGAGATCGCAAATTTGCCGAACTGGGTGATTGCTCTGGTGGCAGCTGGTGGTCTCGCTGCTGCGCTTTCTACGGCCGCAGGTTTGTTGTTAGTTATATCATCTTCAATTTCTCATGATTTGATGAAGAAGATGTTGGCTCCCGGAATGTCTGAGAAGCAGGAACTCACTGTAGCGCGAGTAGCCGCCGCAGTCGCAATAGTCATAGCCGGCTATTTTGGCGTGAACCCGCCCGGATTTGTAGGGGAAGTAGTTGCATTTGCATTTGGTCTCGCGGCTTCTTCGTTTTTCCCCGTTTTGCTGTTAGGAATTTTTTCAAAACGAATGAACAAAGAGGGTGCTATTGCTGGAATGATCGTAGGCATCGTGTTCACCGCATCGTATATTATCTACTTTAAATTTGTTAATCCCACTTCGAATACGCCGGACAATTGGTGGTTTGGCATCTCGCCAGAAGGAATTGGAACTCTCGGAATGATTCTCAATTTTGCGGTTTCCGTTGTGGTGTGCCGCTTCTTTCCTGGCCCACCCGAAAAAGTGTTAAACATGATCGACGAGATCCGGATCCCCAAAGCGGAGTAGGGGAGCAAAAAGAAGGCCGCCCTTGCGGACGGCCCCTTGCTGTGTGTGTTTCTTCGGTGTGCCTACAAATTCTTTGTAGTATCAAAAAATGGACTTCAAGGCGACTTTCTTGAGATCATCCAATCACCGGTTTCATTCAAGTCGTAACTTAAACGATCGTGCAGACGATTGGCTCTTCCCTGCCAGAACTCCACCTTGTGTGGGACAACCCGAAATCCTCCCCAGAAACCAGGAAGGGGAATTTCGCCGTTGCCGAATTTATCTTTGATTTTTTGCAATTTACCTTCCAGGATCGAACGCGAAGATATCGCACCACTTTGCTGGGATACCCAAGCGCCAAGCTGGCTCCCTCGTGGTCTCGATAAAAAGTACTTCAGCGAGAGGGCTGTGGAAACCTTTTCAGCTCTACCGTGAATGATCAGCTGACGTTCCAGTGCGAGCCAGGGAAAGAGTAAGGCTACTTGCGGGTTCTCTTTTATCTGTCGAGCTTTGGTGCTTTCGTAGTTTGTATAAAATACAAAACCGCTTTCATCGTACTCCTTGAGAAGCACCGTTCGAATGGATGGCTGACCTTCCGGCGACACTGTGCTGAGGCTCATGGCATTGGGTTCCACCAGTTTTGCATCAAACGCTTGCTGAAACCAAATCTCGAATTGTTTGAAAGGATTTCCGAGCATTTCATCGCGTGTGATTCCCTTCTGGCTGTATTCTTTTCTCAGATTGCTAATATCAAG
It encodes the following:
- a CDS encoding NUDIX hydrolase; its protein translation is MHRNPLKELLRQYRDCSPSNEVAKAFTEFVNTHANCFERSQEEGHVTASAWIVDPKQKQVLLIHHKKLGLWLQPGGHCDGDPNVVRVAKKEVREETGLKDFRIFSEEIFDLDIHKIPQWKTVPAHYHYDVRFLIYANSQQPIAMSGESNALRWFDFSGISEMTPDASVIRMAGKVRLKLRD
- a CDS encoding DUF4212 domain-containing protein → MTNQTDSSGDSGHATYWRANIKILLYLISIWFIVSFGLGIIAVDWLDQFKIMGFPLGFWIAQQGSIIVFLLIILFYAWKMNRVDKSFGVEEEDVEQVEFEI
- a CDS encoding cation acetate symporter; translation: MTLSFWTFLFIFLSFGLYVGIAIWTRVASTKGFYVAGGSVHPILNGAATAADWMSAASFISMAGLISTMGRDGSIYLMGWTGGYVLLALLLAPYLRKFGQFTVPDFVGERYYSKVARSVALICAVFVSFTYIAGQMRGVGIVFARVFEWDIFYGVFAGMLIVFTYAVLGGMKGITYTQVAQYCVLIFAYLVPAIFIGIAMTGHVIPQIGFGAEVAGEPGVFLLDKLDGLSTDLGFATYTDGSRSTIDVFFFTAALMLGTAGLPHVIIRFFTVPKVADARVSAFWALLFISILYLTAPAIAAFARTNILQTVTNATYSEVPGWFKTWENTGLISFEDKNGDGVIQYYNDKNESFNAVAMTRGWQGNELTVDKDIIVLANPEIANLPNWVIALVAAGGLAAALSTAAGLLLVISSSISHDLMKKMLAPGMSEKQELTVARVAAAVAIVIAGYFGVNPPGFVGEVVAFAFGLAASSFFPVLLLGIFSKRMNKEGAIAGMIVGIVFTASYIIYFKFVNPTSNTPDNWWFGISPEGIGTLGMILNFAVSVVVCRFFPGPPEKVLNMIDEIRIPKAE
- the pdxH gene encoding pyridoxamine 5'-phosphate oxidase; translated protein: MHNLDISNLRKEYSQKGITRDEMLGNPFKQFEIWFQQAFDAKLVEPNAMSLSTVSPEGQPSIRTVLLKEYDESGFVFYTNYESTKARQIKENPQVALLFPWLALERQLIIHGRAEKVSTALSLKYFLSRPRGSQLGAWVSQQSGAISSRSILEGKLQKIKDKFGNGEIPLPGFWGGFRVVPHKVEFWQGRANRLHDRLSYDLNETGDWMISRKSP